One segment of Belonocnema kinseyi isolate 2016_QV_RU_SX_M_011 chromosome 7, B_treatae_v1, whole genome shotgun sequence DNA contains the following:
- the LOC117176351 gene encoding aldo-keto reductase family 1 member B1 yields MSSKVPFLEFSNGNKMPAFGLGTYLSKPNEVEEAVKYAIDLGYRSIDTAYVYQNENEVGKAIQVKIQDGTIKREDIFVTTKLWNTFHKEEQVVSACKESLRKLGLDYVDLYLIHSPMAFKEGPELVPVNEAGKVSTVDIDYLETWKGMEECSRQGLARNIGVSNFNSEQITRLLAAATIKPVNNQVELNININQKRLTEFCNSRGITITGYTPLGRPGNPESGDRDIPNFLENPKIIELAKKYGKTSAQIALRFVIQLGAAVIPKSVTRSRIKENFEIFDFELTENEMKILEALETGKRVVLVEKLKDNKYYPFGISF; encoded by the exons ATGAGTTCAAAGGTTccttttctggaattttcaaatggaaacaaAATGCCAGCATTTGGTTTGGGCACTTATTTA TCGAAGCCAAATGAAGTGGAAGAAGCTGTAAAATATGCCATAGACTTAGGGTATCGATCCATTGATACGGCTTATGTGtaccaaaatgaaaatgaagTTGGAAAAGCGATTCAAGTAAAAATTCAGGATGGGACTATTAAAAGGGAAGATATTTTTGTTACCACAAAG CTGTGGAATACTTTCCACAAAGAAGAGCAGGTAGTTTCAGCTTGTAAAGAGTCATTAAGAAAACTTGGTTTGGATTATGTGGACCTGTACCTTATTCATTCTCCAATGGCAtttaag gAAGGACCAGAATTGGTACCCGTAAATGAGGCAGGAAAAGTATCAACTGTTGATATCGATTATTTGGAAACTTGGAAAGGGATGGAAGAATGCTCTCGCCAAGGACTTGCTCGTAATATTGGTGTTAGCAACTTCAATTCTGAACAGATTACAAGATTATTGGCGGCAGCAACGATAAAACCGGTCAATAAccag GTGGAGCTTAATATCAACATAAATCAAAAACGATTGACTGAATTTTGTAATAGCCGTGGCATAACGATAACTGGTTATACTCCCCTTGGAAGACCTGGTAATCCAGAATCTGGTGATAGAGATATTcctaactttttagaaaatccaaaaatcatCGAACTTgcgaaaaaatatggaaaaacttcAGCCCAAATCGCCTTAAGATTTGTc ATACAACTTGGTGCTGCTGTCATTCCAAAATCTGTGACCAGATCCCGAATCAAGGAGAACTTTGAGATTTTCGATTTTGAATTGACTGAAAACGAAATGAAAATTCTTGAAGCTCTTGAAACTGGAAAACGAGTCGTGTTAGTTGAGAA gctTAAGGACAACAAATATTATCCATTTGGCATTTCATTCTAA
- the LOC117176622 gene encoding uncharacterized protein LOC117176622 produces MVLDERRHTVCVDGQSINKLYDPGSYCTYIGRQAFWNFSTLLKKLADQPRPGIMCPNGVIEETAGQAILPLKFLGISKFLLIRFVPTFDCELLFGYDFAKLFDFDVRFKLRIWRLGNGIWQTYQRQMIGYGAIIPLKVSSNRVEASDVSLSNAAVQDCVDIKESNSSEDKYLEDFLKRKIPFMPAKLASTHMVEHHIDISGHPPFRQAYRHYSAKIESLRESAQKLEDEGIISPSKSKLYRPVVIVRKSDGNYRLCIDFRKLNEVAKKEAYPMRNISAISILD; encoded by the coding sequence ATGGTACTTGACGAGAGGCGCCATACAGTTTGTGTGGATGGCCAATCAATAAACAAACTCTATGATCCCGGATCGTACTGCACTTATATAGGCAGACAAGCTTTTTGGAATTTTAGTACCTTACTGAAGAAATTAGCTGATCAGCCACGCCCAGGAATTATGTGTCCTAACGGGGTAATTGAGGAAACTGCCGGACAAGCCATTTTACCACTTAAGTTTTTAGGTATAAGCAAATTTTTGCTGATTCGTTTTGTGCCAACTTTTGACTGTGAACTTTTGTTTGGTTACGATTTTgccaaattgtttgattttgatGTTAGATTTAAGCTACGAATTTGGAGATTAGGCAACGGTATCTGGCAAACATATCAGAGACAAATGATAGGCTATGGAGCCATTATACCACTGAAGGTTTCGAGTAATCGTGTGGAAGCTTCTGATGTTTCTCTATCAAATGCAGCCGTACAAGACTGTGTTGACATAAAGGAATCAAATTCTTCGGAggataaatatttagaagattttcttAAGAGAAAAATTCCTTTCATGCCAGCCAAGCTTGCTTCCACACACATGGTAGAACATCATATAGATATCAGTGGACATCCTCCCTTCAGACAAGCTTATCGGCATTATTCTGCCAAGATTGAATCCTTACGAGAGTCCGCCCAAAAGCTCGAGGATGAGGGAATTATTAGTCCGAGTAAGAGCAAATTATATAGGCCCGTGGTAATTGTCAGGAAGTCTGATGGAAATTACAGACTCTGTATCGACTTCAGAAAATTGAACGAGGTAGCAAAGAAAGAGGCGTACCCAATGAGAAACATTAGCGCTATTTCTATTTTAGATTAG